One genomic region from Leifsonia poae encodes:
- a CDS encoding TolB family protein — MTGDAAAEGTAEGTATVDTSTAYRELLPGQTCRIVVFDCARGAGRTVFETTETLFEAPNWTRDGRLIVNGRGRLWSLPADGSAPPDPIIIDGVPELNNDHVLSPTDDGTIFVSANDFHLYEASLAGGTARRITREQGPLHFLHGVSPDGSTLAYVRLEPDGDDWYARATIHTVAVDGTGDRAVTTHPGPADGCEYDTTGRWIYFNTEQFERGRAQIARIRPDGTGLEQLTFDERVNWFPHLAPTHDSAVYLSFPEGTEGHPADRPVRLMLVDGGDWPNARTVAEFNGGQGTINVNSWAPDGSAFAYVEYPTEGAGR, encoded by the coding sequence ATGACGGGAGATGCGGCGGCGGAAGGCACGGCGGAAGGCACGGCGACGGTCGACACCTCCACGGCGTATCGAGAGCTTCTGCCCGGGCAGACCTGCCGGATCGTGGTCTTCGATTGTGCGCGCGGTGCAGGGCGGACCGTCTTTGAGACCACTGAGACGCTCTTCGAGGCACCCAATTGGACGCGCGACGGTCGGCTGATCGTGAACGGCCGCGGCCGACTCTGGTCGCTGCCCGCGGACGGCTCGGCCCCTCCCGACCCGATCATCATCGACGGTGTCCCCGAGCTGAACAACGACCACGTTCTCTCGCCCACCGATGACGGCACGATTTTCGTCTCGGCGAACGACTTCCATCTCTACGAGGCCTCACTCGCTGGTGGCACGGCACGCCGGATCACTCGTGAGCAGGGTCCGCTGCACTTTCTGCACGGCGTCTCGCCGGACGGATCGACTCTCGCGTATGTGCGACTCGAGCCGGACGGGGACGACTGGTACGCACGGGCCACCATCCACACGGTCGCGGTCGACGGCACCGGCGACCGAGCGGTCACCACGCACCCCGGTCCGGCAGACGGATGCGAGTACGACACCACTGGTCGGTGGATCTACTTCAACACCGAGCAGTTCGAGAGAGGTCGGGCGCAGATCGCCAGGATCCGGCCAGACGGCACCGGGCTCGAACAGCTCACCTTCGACGAACGGGTCAACTGGTTTCCCCACCTCGCCCCGACGCATGACAGCGCGGTATACCTGAGCTTCCCCGAAGGAACCGAGGGGCACCCGGCCGACCGGCCCGTTCGGCTGATGCTCGTCGACGGTGGCGACTGGCCGAACGCTCGAACCGTCGCCGAGTTCAACGGCGGTCAGGGAACGATCAACGTGAACAGCTGGGCGCCCGACGGTTCGGCGTTCGCCTACGTGGAGTATCCGACCGAGGGCGCCGGGCGCTGA
- a CDS encoding Dabb family protein, with product MIQHTVCFALVHTADSEAERDFLSAAAEVLPSVPGVSAFRIARQIGTQSEYRWQFSMDFSDEAAYAAYDAHPDHRAFVGTRWIPEVAAFQEFDFVPFGGER from the coding sequence ATGATTCAGCACACCGTCTGCTTCGCGCTTGTCCACACGGCCGACAGCGAAGCCGAACGCGACTTCCTCTCGGCCGCGGCGGAGGTGCTGCCGAGTGTTCCCGGGGTGTCTGCCTTCCGCATCGCCCGTCAGATCGGAACGCAGAGCGAATACCGCTGGCAGTTCTCCATGGACTTCTCCGATGAGGCGGCCTACGCCGCCTACGACGCGCATCCCGACCACCGCGCGTTCGTGGGCACGCGCTGGATTCCTGAAGTCGCCGCCTTTCAGGAGTTCGACTTCGTCCCGTTCGGCGGCGAGCGATGA